The Streptomyces sp. NBC_01689 genome includes a window with the following:
- a CDS encoding M1 family metallopeptidase translates to MTSRPQQVTRRGSVLRREAVVAAVPAAVAALLVAAGPAAAGPVGASGAGDPYFPLAGNGGYDVTHYGLTLGYDPGSRHLDGTAVVTARATERLTRFDLDLWGLKVTGVAVDHVKASYRRTGQELVVTPRHSLRRNQEFQVTVTYAGTPGPVTDPDGSPDGWIPTDDGAFVAGEPQGAMTWFPADNHPKDKASYDFTITVPQGTTAVANGVLRGRSTSHGRTTFRWRQSEPMASYLATATVGKFQVQQYTTADGLKVYNAVDPREATAATPVLKKLPSVLAWESGVFGPYPFRAAGAVVDRAPQVGYALETQTRPLYDSAPDLSTLVHESAHQWFGDSVALTTWKDIWLNEGFATYAEWLYTEQHGGRTAQQAFDALYAKPAGNGLWAFPPADPGSGAHIFDTPVYSRGAMALQKLRTAVGDRTFLRILRTWATEHRAGHGTTADFVRLSERLSGKDLHPLFHTWIGTAGKPSSP, encoded by the coding sequence GTGACGTCACGCCCGCAGCAGGTCACCAGACGCGGCAGCGTCCTTCGCCGGGAGGCCGTCGTCGCCGCGGTCCCGGCCGCCGTCGCCGCCCTTCTCGTCGCGGCCGGCCCGGCGGCGGCCGGTCCCGTGGGCGCGTCCGGGGCGGGAGACCCGTACTTCCCGCTGGCGGGCAACGGCGGATACGACGTCACGCACTACGGCCTGACCCTCGGTTACGACCCGGGCAGCCGCCACCTCGACGGCACCGCGGTCGTCACCGCCCGGGCCACCGAGCGGCTCACCCGCTTCGACCTCGACCTCTGGGGGCTGAAGGTCACCGGTGTCGCCGTCGACCACGTCAAGGCGTCCTATCGTCGTACGGGACAGGAACTGGTCGTGACGCCCCGTCACTCCCTGCGCAGGAACCAGGAGTTCCAGGTCACCGTCACCTACGCGGGCACCCCCGGGCCGGTCACCGACCCGGACGGCTCACCGGACGGCTGGATCCCCACCGACGACGGCGCGTTCGTGGCCGGCGAGCCACAGGGCGCCATGACCTGGTTCCCGGCCGACAACCACCCCAAGGACAAGGCCTCGTACGACTTCACCATCACCGTCCCCCAGGGAACGACCGCCGTGGCCAACGGCGTTCTGCGCGGACGGTCCACCAGCCACGGCCGCACCACCTTCCGCTGGCGGCAGTCCGAACCGATGGCCTCCTACCTCGCCACGGCGACGGTCGGAAAGTTCCAGGTCCAGCAGTACACCACCGCCGACGGTCTCAAGGTCTACAACGCGGTCGACCCCCGCGAGGCGACCGCCGCGACACCCGTGCTGAAGAAGCTGCCGTCGGTCCTCGCCTGGGAGAGCGGCGTCTTCGGCCCCTATCCCTTCCGTGCCGCCGGGGCCGTCGTCGACCGGGCCCCGCAGGTCGGGTACGCCCTGGAGACCCAGACGCGCCCCCTGTACGACTCGGCTCCGGACCTGAGCACACTCGTCCACGAGAGCGCGCACCAGTGGTTCGGGGATTCCGTCGCCCTCACCACCTGGAAGGACATCTGGCTCAACGAGGGCTTCGCGACGTACGCGGAGTGGCTGTACACCGAGCAGCACGGTGGCAGGACGGCGCAGCAGGCCTTCGACGCCCTGTACGCCAAGCCGGCGGGCAACGGCCTGTGGGCCTTCCCGCCGGCCGACCCCGGCAGCGGCGCACACATCTTCGACACGCCCGTCTACTCACGGGGCGCCATGGCCCTGCAGAAACTGCGGACCGCCGTCGGTGACCGGACGTTCCTGCGCATCCTGCGCACCTGGGCCACCGAACACCGCGCGGGGCACGGCACCACGGCCGACTTCGTCCGGCTCTCCGAGCGACTGTCCGGCAAGGACCTCCACCCGCTGTTCCACACCTGGATCGGTACGGCGGGCAAGCCGTCCTCTCCCTGA
- the glgB gene encoding 1,4-alpha-glucan branching enzyme — protein MDAADRARLLSGSHHDPHSLLGAHEVPGGVVFRVLRPYAQSVAVVVDGRRATLTDLGDGLFTAVLPLDAIPDYVLSVTYAGRESELQDPYRFLPALGETDLHLIGEGRHEELWRALGAHLMTHQGVTGTRFTVWAPNARGVRVCGPFSHWDGTAFPMRSLGATGVWELFVPGIGEGELYKFEITRPDGTRTVRADPMARRTEVPPATASIVTGSSHVWRDDEWMEQRGEQPVHEAPFSVYEVHLASWRPGLTYRQLAQQLPAYVADLGFTHVELMPVAEHPFGGSWGYQVTGFYAPTARLGTPDDFKHLVDALHQAGIGVLMDWVPAHFPRDEWALAAFDGRPLYEHADPQRAAHPDWGTLEFDYGRREVRNFLVANAVYWCQEFHIDGLRVDAVASMLYLDYSREPGRWTPNEHGGRENLDAVAFLQEMNATVYRRNPGIVTIAEESTAWDGVTRATHHSGPGGFGGLGFGLKWNMGWMHDSLDYVQHEPVHRKYHHHEMTFSMVYAYSENYVLPISHDEVVHGKKSLVSKMPGDWWQQRATTRAYLGFMWAHPGKQLLFMGQEFAQGAEWSETHGPDWWLLDPAYPAEADHRGVRDLVRDLNAVYRGTPALWQRDTDPSGFQWVVGDAAEDNVFAFLRHDAAGEPLLAVSNFSPVVRHGYRLGVPDSVPGWRETLNTDSARYGGSDVTHPDVVKTESRSAHGRPASIRLTLPPLATLWLRPA, from the coding sequence ATGGACGCGGCGGACCGCGCGCGCCTGCTGTCGGGCTCCCACCACGACCCGCACTCCCTGCTCGGCGCCCATGAGGTGCCGGGGGGCGTGGTGTTCCGGGTGCTGCGTCCCTACGCCCAGTCCGTGGCCGTGGTCGTCGACGGACGGCGTGCCACGCTGACGGACCTCGGCGACGGCCTGTTCACCGCCGTGCTGCCCCTCGACGCGATCCCCGACTACGTCCTGTCGGTGACGTACGCGGGTCGTGAGTCCGAGCTGCAGGACCCCTACCGGTTCCTGCCCGCGCTGGGAGAGACGGACCTGCATCTGATCGGTGAGGGGCGTCACGAGGAACTCTGGCGAGCGCTGGGCGCCCACCTCATGACCCATCAGGGCGTGACGGGCACCCGCTTCACCGTCTGGGCGCCGAACGCGCGGGGCGTCAGGGTCTGCGGACCGTTCTCGCACTGGGACGGCACGGCGTTTCCGATGCGCTCGCTCGGCGCCACGGGCGTCTGGGAGCTCTTCGTGCCCGGCATCGGCGAGGGCGAGCTCTACAAGTTCGAGATCACCCGCCCCGACGGCACCCGCACCGTGCGCGCCGACCCCATGGCCCGGCGCACCGAGGTGCCCCCCGCGACCGCCTCGATCGTGACCGGGTCCTCCCACGTGTGGCGGGACGACGAGTGGATGGAACAGCGCGGCGAACAGCCCGTGCACGAGGCGCCGTTCTCGGTCTACGAGGTGCATCTCGCGTCCTGGCGACCGGGCCTGACGTATCGTCAACTCGCTCAGCAGCTCCCCGCCTACGTCGCCGACCTCGGCTTCACCCACGTCGAACTCATGCCCGTCGCCGAACACCCCTTCGGCGGCTCCTGGGGCTACCAGGTCACCGGCTTCTACGCCCCCACCGCCCGCCTCGGCACCCCCGACGACTTCAAACACCTCGTCGACGCCCTCCACCAGGCCGGCATCGGCGTCCTCATGGACTGGGTCCCCGCCCACTTCCCCCGCGACGAATGGGCCCTCGCCGCCTTCGACGGACGCCCCCTCTACGAACACGCCGACCCCCAGCGCGCCGCCCACCCCGACTGGGGCACCCTCGAATTCGACTACGGCCGCCGCGAGGTCCGCAACTTCCTCGTCGCCAACGCCGTCTACTGGTGCCAGGAATTCCACATCGACGGACTCCGCGTCGACGCCGTCGCCTCCATGCTCTACCTCGACTACTCCCGCGAACCCGGCCGATGGACCCCCAACGAACACGGCGGCCGGGAGAACCTCGACGCCGTCGCCTTCCTCCAGGAGATGAACGCCACCGTCTACCGCCGCAACCCCGGCATCGTCACCATCGCCGAGGAATCCACCGCCTGGGACGGCGTCACCCGCGCCACCCACCACTCCGGCCCCGGCGGCTTCGGCGGACTCGGCTTCGGACTGAAGTGGAACATGGGGTGGATGCACGACTCACTGGACTACGTCCAGCACGAGCCGGTCCACCGCAAGTACCACCACCACGAGATGACGTTCTCGATGGTCTACGCCTACAGCGAGAACTACGTCCTGCCCATCTCCCACGACGAGGTCGTCCACGGCAAGAAGTCCCTCGTCTCGAAGATGCCCGGCGACTGGTGGCAGCAACGCGCCACCACCCGCGCCTACCTCGGCTTCATGTGGGCCCACCCCGGCAAACAACTCCTCTTCATGGGACAGGAGTTCGCCCAGGGCGCCGAATGGTCCGAGACCCACGGACCGGACTGGTGGCTCCTCGACCCCGCCTACCCGGCCGAGGCCGACCACCGGGGCGTCCGGGACCTGGTCCGCGACCTCAACGCCGTCTACCGGGGGACACCGGCGCTCTGGCAGCGGGACACCGACCCGTCCGGCTTCCAGTGGGTGGTCGGCGACGCGGCCGAGGACAACGTGTTCGCGTTCCTGCGGCACGACGCCGCGGGCGAACCCCTTCTCGCCGTCAGCAACTTCTCCCCGGTCGTCCGCCACGGTTACCGGCTCGGTGTGCCCGACTCCGTCCCCGGCTGGCGCGAGACCCTCAACACCGACAGCGCCCGGTACGGCGGCAGCGACGTCACCCACCCGGACGTCGTGAAGACCGAGTCCCGTTCCGCCCACGGCCGGCCGGCGAGCATCCGGCTCACGCTTCCCCCGCTCGCCACCCTCTGGCTCCGCCCCGCCTGA
- a CDS encoding maltokinase N-terminal cap-like domain-containing protein, which yields MPTTALHRPGRHTPHALLTSLGDLLREWLPRQRWFAGKGRPVTGLSVVSSTELYPGCLHLLVRTEHPGRTTHGGSGTPPPEDCYQLLLGARKVLPPRLSHALIGRASAGPLADLSVYDALHDPRATGLLLERLRTPGSAGPLIFERDARVTVPAGLAPRLLDAEQSNSSLVYGDSFILKFFRRVQPGINPDLELPWALARQGCTRVPAPAAWFGTSHPREATLGVLQPFLSGAADGWTLALRSLSSEREFTEEAYELGRATAEVHLALATAFPVDTPSPLQNDRLAAAMSERLEATARAVPGLEPFVPGLRSAFDALASLDAAARPAQRIHGDLHLGQVLRAGRQWSVIDFEGEPARPVPERRRPQSPVRDVAGMLRSFDYAARSRRPWRPEWALRCREAYGSGYAAAAGWDPHDEPELLRAYETDRAVYEVLYEARHRPDWLPVPMAAVARLAEGL from the coding sequence ATGCCGACGACCGCGTTGCACCGTCCGGGCCGCCACACACCCCACGCGCTGCTCACCTCTCTCGGTGATCTGCTGCGGGAATGGCTGCCGCGGCAACGCTGGTTCGCGGGCAAGGGACGCCCGGTCACCGGCCTGAGCGTGGTGTCGTCGACCGAGCTGTACCCCGGCTGCCTGCATCTCCTGGTACGTACCGAACATCCGGGCCGGACCACGCACGGCGGGTCCGGCACCCCTCCGCCCGAGGACTGCTATCAACTCCTCCTCGGCGCGCGGAAGGTCCTGCCCCCGCGGCTCTCCCATGCCCTCATCGGTCGCGCGAGCGCCGGTCCACTGGCCGATCTGAGCGTCTACGACGCGCTCCACGACCCGCGGGCCACGGGGCTGCTCCTGGAGCGCCTGCGCACCCCCGGGTCGGCGGGCCCGCTGATCTTCGAGCGCGACGCGCGTGTGACGGTCCCCGCGGGTCTCGCTCCCCGGCTGCTCGACGCCGAACAGTCGAACTCCTCACTCGTGTACGGGGACTCCTTCATCCTGAAGTTCTTCCGGCGCGTCCAGCCCGGCATCAACCCGGACCTGGAACTGCCGTGGGCGCTGGCCCGGCAGGGCTGCACCCGGGTGCCCGCCCCCGCGGCGTGGTTCGGCACCTCACATCCGCGGGAGGCGACGCTCGGAGTGCTCCAGCCCTTCCTGTCGGGAGCCGCGGACGGCTGGACGCTGGCGCTGCGGTCACTCTCCTCGGAACGGGAGTTCACCGAGGAGGCGTACGAACTGGGCCGGGCCACCGCCGAGGTGCATCTGGCGCTCGCGACGGCCTTCCCCGTCGACACACCCAGCCCGCTCCAGAACGACCGGCTCGCCGCCGCGATGAGCGAGCGCCTCGAAGCCACCGCCCGCGCGGTACCCGGACTCGAGCCGTTCGTACCGGGGTTGCGCTCCGCCTTCGACGCGCTCGCCTCGCTCGACGCGGCGGCCAGACCGGCGCAGCGCATCCACGGCGACCTCCACCTCGGGCAGGTGCTCAGGGCAGGCCGCCAGTGGTCCGTCATCGACTTCGAGGGCGAGCCCGCCCGTCCGGTGCCCGAGCGCCGGCGACCGCAGTCACCCGTCCGCGATGTCGCGGGGATGCTGCGCTCCTTCGACTACGCCGCGCGCTCCCGCCGCCCCTGGCGCCCGGAGTGGGCGCTCCGCTGCCGGGAGGCGTACGGCTCCGGGTACGCGGCGGCCGCCGGTTGGGATCCGCACGACGAGCCCGAGCTGCTGCGCGCCTATGAGACCGACCGGGCCGTGTACGAGGTGCTGTACGAGGCGCGGCACCGGCCCGACTGGCTGCCCGTGCCGATGGCGGCGGTGGCCCGGCTCGCCGAAGGCCTCTGA
- the treS gene encoding maltose alpha-D-glucosyltransferase has product MIMNEPVPDTFEDTPAKDRDPEWFKRAVFYEVLVRSFQDSNGDGVGDLKGLTAKLDYLQWLGVDCLWLPPFFKSPLRDGGYDVSDYTAVLPEFGDLADFVEFVDAAHQRGMRIVIDFVMNHTSDQHPWFQESRAHPDGPYGDYYVWADDDKQYQDARIIFVDTEASNWTFDPVRKQYYWHRFFSHQPDLNYENPAVQEEILAALRFWLDLGIDGFRLDAVPYLYQVEGTNCENLPATHEFLKRVRKEIDTHYPDTVLLAEANQWPEDVVDYFGDFPSGGDECHMAFHFPVMPRIFMAVRRESRYPVSEILAKTPAIPSNCQWGIFLRNHDELTLEMVTDEERDYMYAEYAKDPRMRANIGIRRRLAPLLDNDRNQIELFTALLLSLPGSPILYYGDEIGMGDNIWLGDRDAVRTPMQWTPDRNAGFSSSDPGRLFLPTIMDPVYGYQVTNVEASMSSPSSLLHWTRRMIEIRKQNKAFGLGSYTELPSSNPAVLAFLREYQDDLVLCVHNFSRFAQPTELDLRSYDGRHPVELIGGVRFPAIGELPYLLTLAGHGFYWFRLRRAVTPSIAARS; this is encoded by the coding sequence ATGATCATGAACGAGCCCGTACCGGACACCTTCGAGGACACTCCGGCCAAGGACCGCGACCCCGAATGGTTCAAACGCGCCGTCTTCTACGAGGTCCTGGTCCGCTCCTTCCAGGACAGCAACGGCGACGGCGTCGGTGACCTCAAGGGCCTCACCGCCAAGCTCGACTACCTGCAATGGCTCGGCGTCGACTGCCTCTGGCTGCCCCCGTTCTTCAAGTCCCCCCTGCGCGACGGCGGCTACGACGTCTCCGACTACACCGCCGTCCTGCCCGAGTTCGGCGACCTCGCCGACTTCGTCGAGTTCGTCGACGCCGCCCACCAACGCGGCATGCGCATCGTCATCGACTTCGTCATGAACCACACCAGCGACCAGCACCCGTGGTTCCAGGAGTCCCGCGCCCATCCCGACGGACCCTACGGCGACTACTACGTCTGGGCCGACGACGACAAGCAGTACCAGGACGCCCGGATCATCTTCGTCGACACCGAGGCCTCCAACTGGACCTTCGACCCGGTCCGTAAGCAGTACTACTGGCACCGCTTCTTCTCCCACCAGCCCGACCTCAACTACGAGAACCCCGCCGTGCAGGAAGAGATTCTGGCGGCCCTCCGCTTCTGGCTGGACCTCGGCATCGACGGCTTCCGCCTCGACGCCGTGCCCTACCTCTACCAAGTGGAAGGCACCAACTGCGAAAACCTTCCTGCCACGCACGAGTTCCTGAAGCGGGTCCGCAAGGAGATCGACACGCACTACCCGGACACGGTGCTGCTGGCCGAGGCGAACCAGTGGCCCGAGGACGTCGTCGACTACTTCGGCGACTTCCCCTCCGGCGGCGACGAATGCCACATGGCGTTCCACTTCCCCGTCATGCCCCGCATCTTCATGGCCGTACGCCGCGAGTCCCGCTACCCCGTCTCCGAGATCCTCGCCAAGACCCCCGCGATCCCCAGCAACTGCCAGTGGGGCATCTTCCTGCGCAACCACGACGAGCTCACCCTCGAAATGGTCACCGACGAAGAACGCGACTACATGTACGCGGAGTACGCCAAGGACCCGCGCATGCGCGCCAACATCGGCATCCGCCGCCGCCTGGCCCCCCTCCTCGACAACGACCGCAACCAGATCGAACTCTTCACCGCCCTGCTCCTGTCCCTGCCCGGCAGCCCGATCCTCTACTACGGCGACGAGATCGGCATGGGCGACAACATCTGGCTCGGCGACCGCGACGCCGTCCGCACCCCCATGCAGTGGACCCCCGACCGCAACGCCGGATTCTCCTCCAGCGACCCCGGCCGCCTCTTCCTCCCCACGATCATGGACCCCGTCTACGGCTACCAGGTCACCAACGTCGAAGCGTCCATGTCCTCCCCCTCGTCACTGCTGCACTGGACCCGCCGCATGATCGAGATCCGCAAACAGAACAAGGCCTTCGGCCTCGGCTCCTACACCGAACTCCCCTCCTCCAACCCCGCCGTCCTCGCCTTCCTGCGCGAGTATCAGGACGACTTGGTGCTCTGCGTGCACAACTTCTCGCGCTTCGCCCAGCCCACCGAACTCGACCTCCGCAGCTACGACGGCCGCCACCCCGTCGAACTCATCGGCGGCGTCCGCTTCCCCGCCATCGGTGAACTCCCCTATCTCCTCACCCTCGCAGGTCACGGCTTCTACTGGTTCCGGCTCCGCCGCGCGGTCACTCCGAGCATCGCCGCACGGTCCTGA
- a CDS encoding alpha-1,4-glucan--maltose-1-phosphate maltosyltransferase, translating to MDAHPADGRDAIDPTPMDRIPVVDVHPVVECGRRPAKAVRGETFQVTATVFGEGHDVVGANVVLRDPTGLAGPWTPMRELAPGTDRWGAEVTPGSVGHWTYLVESWSDPVAAWRLAAGVKVPADIDTGLVLEEGAALHERAADGVPDPAGRSAVRAAAEGLRDVSRSPAARLAAALTPEVVAALSAHPLRERVSRSLPLPLLVERERALFGSWYEFFPRSESGQLDPPVHGTFRTAAERLPAIAEMGFDVVYLPPIHPIGTTFRKGPDNSLSASRQDVGVPWAIGSPEGGHDAVHPDLGTIDDFDAFVRRAADLRLEIALDFALQCSPDHPWVEKHPEWFRHRADGTIAYAENPPKKYQDIYPVAFDEDMPGLIAECVRLLRFWMDHGVRIFRVDNPHTKPVVFWERVIAEINRRDPDVIFLAEAFTRPAVMERLATVGFQQSYTYFTWRNTKQELTDYLTELSGESAAFMRPNLFVNTPDILPGYLQHGGRPAFEARAVLAATLSPTWGVYAGYELCENSAAGPDSEEYLDSEKYQLRPRDWESAAREGRTIAPLITRLNRVRRRHGALRALRNLHFHRADNDALIAYSKRTGPDTVVVVVNLDPHHTQEATVSLDMPRLGLDENERVPVHDELTGETYYWGRTNFVRLEPGSAHVLAVGTTPQIGGSLTI from the coding sequence ATGGACGCACATCCGGCCGACGGCCGTGACGCGATCGACCCCACGCCGATGGACCGGATCCCGGTCGTCGACGTCCACCCCGTCGTCGAGTGCGGGCGTCGCCCCGCCAAGGCGGTCCGCGGGGAGACCTTCCAGGTGACCGCCACCGTCTTCGGCGAAGGCCACGACGTGGTGGGTGCCAACGTCGTCCTGCGCGATCCGACCGGACTGGCCGGCCCCTGGACCCCGATGCGGGAACTCGCCCCCGGCACCGACCGCTGGGGCGCCGAGGTCACCCCCGGCTCCGTGGGTCACTGGACGTACCTGGTGGAGTCCTGGAGCGACCCGGTGGCCGCCTGGCGGCTGGCCGCCGGGGTCAAGGTCCCGGCGGACATCGACACGGGGCTGGTCCTGGAAGAGGGCGCCGCGCTGCACGAACGCGCCGCGGACGGTGTACCGGACCCGGCCGGGCGGTCGGCGGTGCGGGCCGCGGCCGAGGGCCTGCGCGACGTCTCGCGGTCACCGGCCGCCCGTCTGGCGGCGGCCCTGACCCCGGAGGTCGTCGCCGCCCTGTCGGCGCACCCGCTGCGCGAACGGGTCTCCCGCTCACTGCCGTTGCCGCTGCTCGTGGAGCGCGAGCGGGCGCTGTTCGGGTCCTGGTACGAGTTCTTCCCGCGCTCGGAGAGCGGGCAGCTGGACCCGCCGGTGCACGGCACCTTCCGCACCGCCGCCGAACGCCTGCCCGCCATCGCGGAGATGGGCTTCGACGTCGTCTACCTGCCACCGATCCACCCCATCGGGACGACCTTCCGCAAGGGACCCGACAACAGCCTGTCGGCGAGCCGTCAGGACGTCGGGGTGCCCTGGGCGATCGGCTCGCCCGAGGGCGGCCACGACGCGGTCCACCCCGACCTCGGGACCATCGACGACTTCGACGCGTTCGTCCGCCGGGCGGCGGACCTTCGCCTGGAGATCGCCCTCGACTTCGCGCTCCAGTGCTCCCCCGACCATCCGTGGGTGGAGAAGCACCCGGAGTGGTTCCGGCACCGCGCCGACGGCACGATCGCGTACGCGGAGAACCCGCCGAAGAAGTACCAGGACATCTACCCCGTCGCCTTCGACGAGGACATGCCCGGGCTGATCGCCGAGTGCGTGCGACTGCTGCGTTTCTGGATGGACCACGGGGTCCGGATCTTCCGCGTGGACAACCCGCACACCAAGCCGGTGGTCTTCTGGGAGCGGGTCATCGCCGAGATCAACCGCAGGGACCCGGACGTGATCTTCCTCGCCGAGGCGTTCACCCGGCCCGCCGTCATGGAGAGGCTGGCGACGGTCGGTTTCCAGCAGTCGTACACGTACTTCACCTGGCGCAACACCAAGCAGGAGCTGACCGACTACCTCACCGAACTGTCGGGCGAGTCGGCCGCGTTCATGCGGCCCAACCTGTTCGTCAACACCCCCGACATCCTGCCCGGCTACCTCCAGCACGGCGGCCGGCCGGCCTTCGAGGCCCGTGCCGTCCTGGCCGCCACCCTGTCACCCACCTGGGGTGTCTACGCCGGGTACGAACTGTGCGAGAACTCCGCGGCCGGGCCGGACAGCGAGGAGTACCTCGACTCGGAGAAGTACCAACTGCGCCCACGGGACTGGGAGTCGGCCGCGCGCGAGGGCAGGACGATCGCTCCGCTGATCACGCGCCTGAACCGTGTCCGAAGGCGCCACGGCGCTCTGCGCGCACTGCGCAACCTTCATTTCCACCGGGCTGACAACGATGCCTTGATCGCGTACAGCAAGCGCACCGGGCCGGACACGGTCGTCGTGGTGGTCAACCTCGACCCCCACCACACCCAGGAGGCCACGGTCTCGTTGGACATGCCGCGACTCGGCCTGGACGAGAACGAGCGCGTGCCGGTGCATGACGAGCTCACCGGCGAGACGTACTACTGGGGCAGAACCAACTTCGTACGACTGGAGCCGGGCAGTGCGCATGTGCTCGCGGTCGGGACGACACCGCAGATCGGAGGGTCACTCACCATATGA
- a CDS encoding DUF5133 domain-containing protein: MLLPAKTEVARHLEQYRSWERLLLVAPMDHAVRGNFENAGYTLCVLMGKRCAREAVDAAEHYLRGGRRAPGDSPATPAPVAAPASATTSVTGTRGRRTPGAVTAFPPPERAVRPGAVPETGQ, encoded by the coding sequence ATGCTGCTGCCTGCCAAAACCGAGGTCGCCAGGCACCTGGAGCAATACCGGTCCTGGGAACGTCTGCTGCTCGTGGCCCCCATGGACCACGCGGTGCGGGGCAACTTCGAGAACGCGGGGTACACGCTGTGCGTCCTCATGGGGAAGCGGTGCGCGCGCGAGGCGGTGGACGCCGCCGAGCACTATCTGCGCGGCGGGCGGCGGGCCCCGGGCGACTCGCCGGCGACGCCCGCCCCCGTGGCGGCGCCGGCCTCGGCGACCACGTCCGTGACGGGCACACGCGGCAGGCGGACTCCCGGGGCGGTCACGGCCTTCCCGCCGCCCGAGCGGGCCGTACGGCCCGGGGCCGTCCCCGAGACGGGGCAGTGA
- a CDS encoding pep a2, with product MKPAVPSYYHLDVEVSPERVGQVRRILAAHLRYWNLEFLVESVCHCAEALLDTIAQHSADKNTTVEMWWNGKHLITAVSDNDQDIGPHNAPQGCLARIAALSDNWGCCATGAGGKIIWFSWRARSAERAPLVPAGPVPSLREACRAPRALSIPVPAFAAPQEDTGAVITVR from the coding sequence ATGAAACCTGCAGTTCCCTCCTACTACCACCTCGACGTCGAGGTCAGTCCGGAGCGAGTGGGTCAGGTCAGACGCATTCTGGCCGCCCATCTCCGGTACTGGAACCTCGAGTTCCTCGTCGAGTCCGTCTGCCACTGCGCCGAGGCACTGCTGGACACCATCGCCCAGCACTCGGCCGACAAGAACACGACCGTCGAGATGTGGTGGAACGGCAAGCACCTCATCACCGCCGTGTCCGACAACGACCAGGACATCGGCCCGCACAACGCGCCCCAGGGCTGTCTCGCACGCATCGCCGCCCTGAGTGACAACTGGGGCTGCTGCGCGACGGGCGCCGGCGGAAAGATCATCTGGTTCTCCTGGCGGGCCCGTTCCGCCGAACGCGCCCCCCTGGTACCGGCCGGCCCCGTGCCGAGCCTGCGGGAGGCGTGCCGGGCACCCCGGGCGCTGTCGATTCCCGTGCCCGCCTTCGCGGCGCCACAGGAGGACACCGGAGCCGTGATCACCGTACGGTGA